The Lycium barbarum isolate Lr01 chromosome 9, ASM1917538v2, whole genome shotgun sequence genome has a segment encoding these proteins:
- the LOC132609539 gene encoding gamma-glutamylcyclotransferase 2-1-like — MVFWIFGYGSLVWNPGFEYDEKMIGYIKDYKRVFDLACIDHRGTPEHPARTCTLEESEGSVCWGAVYCVRGGPEKEKKAMEYLERRECEYDSKTSVDFFTEEDSAQPALTGVIVFTSTPDKVNNKYYLGPAPLEEMAWQIATAHGPCGDNREYIFKMEKALYDIGHEDDYIIELANEVRKVREIVNSGIQKEKDLIGSAHIPLKTKTSSPVKIFSLPEPVAVAADS, encoded by the exons ATGGTGTTCTGGATTTTTGGCTATGGCTCCTTGGTGTGGAATCCAGGTTTTGAATatgatgagaaaatgataggttaCATCAAGGATTATAAGCGTGTGTTTGATCTTG CTTGCATTGATCACAGAGGTACACCTGAACACCCTGCAAGAACTTGCACCTTGGAAGAAAGTGAAGGATCTGTTTGC TGGGGTGCTGTTTATTGTGTGCGAGGAGGGCCTGAAAAGGAAAAGAAGGCAATGGAG TATCTTGAAAGAAGAGAGTGCGAGTACGATAGCAAGACCTCAGTAGACTTCTTCACG GAAGAAGACTCTGCTCAGCCAGCTTTAACGGGAGTAATAGT GTTTACATCCACTCCTGACAAAGTGAATAATAAATACTATCTAGGGCCTGCCCCATTGGAAGAGATGGCCTG GCAAATTGCGACTGCTCATGGTCCTTGTGGCGACAACAGAGAATACATATTCAAAATGGAGAAGGCTCTGTACGATATTGGTCATGAAGATGATTACATCATAGAGCTGGCAAATGAAGTGCGGAAAGTTCGCGAAATCGTGAATTCTGGGATTCAGAAGGAGAAGGATTTAATTGGTTCTGCCCACATCCCACTCAAAACCAAAACTTCTTCACCTGTGAAAATCTTTTCCTTGCCAGAACCAGTTGCTGTCGCTGCAGACTCGTGA
- the LOC132609541 gene encoding U-box domain-containing protein 52-like, translating into MWQLPPGNHAERLPLPNKLIAVAIDKDRGSQIALKWTVDHLLARGQTVLLIHVKLKQSANASGQSPNIKSNQNSDEAGSGNNQLDPQTKELFIPFRVFCARKDLQCYDVVLDDTDVAKAIIEYLNRTGVEVLILGAATRGGLLRFKAKDIPGGVLKGAPDFCTVHVISKSGKISSTRAASRPAPFVHPLRHQLMQPASLKFAPFEPSTPSATNSRSFQGGTKPVCDPPPSTLQSDTMSIKSPFTHRKGPNGKPYEISSMPDTDISYVSSGRPSIDNIYSSISDSYDGGGPTPPRLSGFSDFDTQSFDSSQFGRRSVDTLTPPELSFASIETERTSISQGPGDDLEAEMRRLKQELKQTMEMYSTACKEALTAKQKAMELQRWKMEEQRRLEEARLAEEAALALAEKEKAKSRAAIEHAEAAQRLAELESQKRISAEMKALKEAEEKNKILNKLTKNDFRYRKYTIEEIESATDYFAQTRKIGEGGYGPVYKCYLDHTPVAVKVLRPDAAHGRQQFQQEVEVLSCIRHPNMVLLLGACPEYGCLVYEFMSNGSLEDRLFHKGKTPPLSWQQRFRIAAEIATGLLFLHQSKPEPLVHRDLKPGNILLDRNFVSKISDVGLARLVPPSVADTVTQYRMTSTAGTFCYIDPEYQQTGMLGVKSDVYSLGIIFLQILTAKPPMGLTHYVERAMEKGTFKEMLDPAIHDWPVDEAMRLANLSLQCSELRRKDRPDLGKVVLPELERLRALAEENTCPSLMYNSNVSPNHSQVTLSQDKLSYPNTAPSSYESSRSQ; encoded by the exons atgtGGCAACTACCACCAGGTAATCATGCAGAAAGATTGCCTCTACCAAATAAATTAATAGCAGTGGCAATAGACAAAGATAGAGGAAGCCAAATTGCTTTGAAATGGACAGTTGATCATCTTTTAGCCAGAGGCCAAACAGTTCTTTTGATCCATGTCAAACTTAAACAATCTGCCAATGCCTCTGGTCAATCCCCTAATATAA AATCAAACCAGAATTCTGATGAAGCTGGATCGGGAAATAATCAATTGGATCCGCAGACAAAGGAACTGTTTATTCCTTTCAGAGTATTTTGTGCACGGAAAGAT CTACAATGTTATGATGTTGTGTTAGACGACACGGATGTAGCCAAAGCAATCATTGAATATTTGAACCGAACGGGAGTAGAGGTATTGATTCTTGGTGCTGCAACGAGAGGCGGTCTTCTCAG ATTCAAAGCCAAAGATATACCAGGAGGCGTGTTAAAGGGGGCTCCTGATTTCTGTACTGTACATGTCATCTCCAAATCTGGAAAAATCTCATCTACACGTGCTGCTTCTCGCCCCGCGCCTTTTGTCCATCCACTACGCCACCAGTTAATGCAGCCAGCGAGCCTCAAATTTGCTCCATTTGAGCCTTCAACACCCTCTGCTACTAATTCAAGAA GTTTTCAAGGGGGTACGAAGCCTGTTTGTGATCCACCGCCTTCTACTCTTCAAAGTGACACTATGAGTATCAA GTCACCGTTCACCCACAGGAAAGGCCCTAATGGAAAGCCATATGAAATCTCATCTATGCCAGATACCGACATATCATATGTCAGCTCTGGTAGGCCAAGCATCGACAACATCTATTCTTCAATATCTGACAGCTATGATGGTGGTGGACCGACCCCTCCTCGGCTTTCAGGCTTTTCAGATTTTGATACCCAAAGTTTTGACTCCTCACAGTTTGGGCGGAGATCCGTGGACACCCTGACTCCACCAGAACTATCATTTGCGTCAATTGAGACTGAGAGAACATCGATCTCCCAAGGACCAGGA GATGATCTAGAAGCAGAAATGAGAAGGCTAAAGCAGGAGCTTAAGCAAACGATGGAAATGTATAGTACGGCTTGCAAGGAAGCGCTTACAGCAAAACAAAAG GCAATGGAACTCCAGCGCTGGAAAATGGAAGAACAACGAAGATTAGAAGAGGCACGTTTAGCCGAGGAAGCTGCACTGGCACTTGCAGAGAAGGAAAAGGCGAAGTCTAGAGCAGCCATCGAGCATGCAGAGGCGGCTCAGAGGCTTGCAGAACTAGAATCTCAAAAGAGAATCAGTGCGGAAATGAAAGCTCTAAAAGAAGCTGAAGAGAAGAATAAGATACTAAATAAACTTACAAAAAATGATTTCAGGTACAGGAAATATACAATCGAGGAGATCGAATCTGCAACAGACTACTTTGCCCAAACTCGTAAAATTGGAGAAGGAGGTTATGGGCCTGTGTATAAGTGCTACCTGGATCATACGCCTGTTGCAGTTAAGGTCCTTCGTCCTGATGCAGCTCATGGACGTCAACAGTTTCAGCAAGAG GTTGAAGTTTTGAGCTGCATACGGCATCCTAACATGGTGCTTCTTCTAGGAGCCTGTCCGGAATACGGGTGCTTAGTATATGAGTTTATGTCTAACGGAAGCTTGGAAGACCGTTTATTCCATAAAGGAAAGACGCCACCGCTTTCTTGGCAGCAGAGGTTTCGGATTGCTGCAGAAATAGCTACCGGTCTGCTTTTCCTACACCAGAGTAAACCAGAGCCATTAGTTCACCGTGATTTAAAGCCGGGCAATATTTTGCTCGATCGCAACTTTGTTAGTAAGATTAGTGATGTTGGCTTAGCCCGGCTTGTCCCTCCATCAGTAGCAGATACTGTCACTCAATATAGAATGACATCAACTGCTGGAACGTTTTGCTATATCGATCCTGAATATCAGCAAACGGGCATGCTTGGCGTAAAATCTGATGTATACTCCTTAGGAATCATATTTTTGCAGATATTAACGGCTAAGCCGCCAATGGGATTGACTCATTATGTTGAAAGGGCAATGGAGAAAGGAACCTTCAAGGAAATGCTTGATCCAGCTATTCATGATTGGCCCGTCGATGAGGCTATGCGTCTTGCCAATTTATCGCTACAGTGCTCTGAGCTAAGGCGAAAAGACAGACCAGATCTTGGAAAGGTCGTTTTGCCAGAATTAGAAAGATTGAGAGCACTTGCTGAAGAAAACACATGCCCATCGCTTATGTACAATTCAAATGTCTCACCAAATCATAGCCAAGTTACCCTCTCCCAG GACAAGTTAAGTTACCCAAATACAGCACCGTCTAGCTACGAGAGCTCGAGGAGCCAATAA